A part of Eubacterium sp. AB3007 genomic DNA contains:
- a CDS encoding TlyA family RNA methyltransferase: MRKLKERLDVLLVQKGFFPSREKAKTSIMAGLVYVDGQISDKAGTKIDVDAEITVKGDQCPYVSRGGLKLEKSMTSFSLDLHDRVCMDIGASTGGFTDCMLQNGARKVYAIDVGYGQLAWKLRTDPRVVNIEKCNVRYLDTTQIQEPINFISIDVSFISLRLIFPVAAQVLAEDGEIVCLVKPQFEAGRDQVGKNGIVRDPAVHEEVIRRVCGYAEENGFGIYGLTYSPVTGAKGNIEYLLHIGKKKDLRYNLDEAHNVVQHSHSELK; encoded by the coding sequence GTGAGGAAATTGAAGGAAAGGCTTGACGTGCTTCTGGTTCAGAAGGGCTTTTTTCCCTCTCGTGAAAAAGCCAAAACATCCATTATGGCCGGCCTGGTCTATGTGGATGGACAGATCAGCGACAAGGCCGGCACCAAGATCGATGTGGATGCAGAGATCACCGTAAAAGGAGACCAGTGTCCCTACGTCAGCCGTGGCGGCCTGAAACTGGAAAAATCCATGACCTCCTTTTCGCTTGATCTTCATGATCGAGTATGCATGGACATCGGCGCATCCACAGGCGGTTTTACCGACTGTATGCTGCAGAACGGTGCTCGCAAGGTCTATGCCATCGATGTAGGCTATGGGCAGCTGGCCTGGAAGCTCAGGACGGATCCCCGGGTGGTCAATATCGAAAAATGCAACGTACGGTATCTGGATACGACACAGATCCAGGAACCCATCAACTTCATCAGCATCGATGTATCGTTCATTTCGCTGCGCCTGATCTTCCCAGTGGCCGCACAGGTCCTGGCAGAGGACGGAGAAATCGTCTGCCTTGTTAAGCCTCAGTTCGAGGCTGGCAGAGATCAGGTGGGGAAGAACGGTATCGTGCGGGATCCTGCTGTTCATGAGGAAGTGATCCGCAGGGTCTGCGGGTACGCAGAGGAGAACGGGTTTGGGATCTACGGCCTGACCTACTCACCCGTCACAGGTGCAAAAGGAAACATTGAGTACTTATTACATATTGGCAAAAAGAAAGATTTGCGTTATAATTTAGATGAAGCACATAACGTGGTTCAACACTCGCATAGCGAGCTTAAGTAA
- a CDS encoding pyridoxal phosphate-dependent aminotransferase, whose translation MNISKRVNAMQFSPIRKFNPIAIAAEKAGKKIYHLNIGQPDVETPECFMDAIRNFDEKVIAYAESGGRPELISAVIDYYKKYDIDLTPADIIVTNGGSEALSMSFITILDEGDEVLIPEPYYTNYSTFALMAGGVVKPIPTVAEDGYSYSDPANIEACITPKTKAICCLEPGNPTGNVLTLDEMRGICELAEKHDLMIIADEVYREFVYDGRTPASFGQLKEYADRVIIVDSVSKRFSACGARIGLAISKNKEFMAGMMKIAQGRLCVSTVDQIGSAALFRLPDSYYDEVKAEYCGRRDAVVEELNKIPGFSATVPAGAFYMTCSLPVDDIEDFLMFLLEEFEDNGESVMFAPAEGFYATPGKGKNEIRIAYVLKQEDMRRGVELIRLGLEAYNKKLGK comes from the coding sequence ATGAACATTTCAAAGAGAGTAAACGCGATGCAGTTTTCGCCAATCAGAAAGTTCAATCCGATCGCTATCGCAGCCGAGAAGGCAGGGAAGAAGATCTATCACCTGAACATCGGCCAGCCGGATGTGGAGACACCGGAATGCTTCATGGACGCCATCAGGAACTTCGATGAGAAGGTCATCGCTTATGCAGAGTCCGGTGGCAGACCTGAACTCATCAGTGCGGTCATCGATTACTACAAGAAGTACGACATCGACCTCACACCGGCTGATATCATCGTCACCAATGGAGGATCCGAAGCTCTGAGCATGTCCTTCATCACCATCCTGGACGAGGGCGACGAGGTGCTCATTCCGGAACCATATTACACCAATTACTCCACCTTTGCTCTGATGGCAGGCGGCGTTGTCAAGCCGATTCCGACAGTGGCCGAGGATGGTTATTCTTATTCTGATCCAGCTAATATCGAGGCATGCATTACCCCGAAGACCAAGGCGATCTGCTGCCTGGAGCCTGGCAACCCCACAGGAAACGTGCTGACTCTGGACGAGATGAGAGGCATCTGCGAGCTGGCTGAGAAACATGACCTGATGATCATTGCAGACGAAGTATACAGAGAGTTCGTATATGATGGCAGAACACCGGCTTCCTTCGGACAGCTGAAGGAGTATGCAGACAGAGTCATCATCGTGGACTCCGTGTCCAAGAGATTCTCCGCCTGCGGTGCCAGAATCGGCCTTGCGATCTCCAAGAACAAGGAATTCATGGCGGGCATGATGAAGATCGCGCAGGGAAGACTGTGCGTATCTACCGTCGATCAGATCGGTTCTGCAGCTCTCTTCAGACTGCCTGATTCCTATTACGATGAGGTCAAGGCTGAGTACTGCGGAAGAAGAGATGCAGTTGTCGAGGAACTGAACAAGATCCCGGGGTTCTCCGCTACCGTCCCGGCAGGTGCTTTCTATATGACATGCTCTCTGCCTGTCGATGATATCGAGGACTTCCTGATGTTCCTGCTGGAAGAGTTCGAGGACAACGGTGAATCCGTCATGTTCGCACCTGCTGAGGGCTTCTATGCCACCCCGGGCAAGGGCAAGAACGAGATCCGTATTGCCTACGTGCTCAAACAGGAAGACATGAGAAGAGGTGTTGAGCTGATCAGACTTGGTCTGGAAGCCTACAACAAGAAACTCGGAAAGTAA
- the mutS gene encoding DNA mismatch repair protein MutS: MMEQYKSIKADYDDSILFFRLGDFYEMFFEDAKLVSRLLELTLTGKSCGMEERAPMCGVPFHAADSYIEKLVRMGYKVAICEQLEDPAETKGMVKRGVVQVVTPGTVTSGAMLRENENNYLASAFLSKEGMALAYCDISTGELYVTEKDYGANLFEDLINQLVRIDAREVLINQQLEDAQGEGTIDDLTGAFVHTMPDPYYSKKAATDAIRAQFGDVSLTALGLEGRELAILTIGVLLSYLFETQKQNLEQLTNCRYYEIGNHMTLDKATIRNLELTETLYDKTTRGSLLWVLDKTSTAMGGRKMRQWLREPLNDAAEINQRLTAVETLVEDPLLLNNLVEALKHIYDFERLAGRIASGNANGKDMIALRNSTGYLPDLRSDLANTGAPLLQQLAAQIADLSPVHDRIQDMIVEEPPYTVKEGGLIRNGCSAELDDLKDSIKDAKQWIAGLENSEKERTGIQHLKVGYNKVFGYYIEISRSNLDMAPEEYVRKQTLVGGERFITPELKEKESLVLNAETKINKLEYDLFTELRKEIGTHIREIQETSAAIAALDVLCAYATVSGRLGYTKPVVDDSLKLEIRSGRHPVIEQTTEQGMFVANDTYMDEEKQSMLIITGPNMAGKSTYMRQTALIVLMAQAGCFVPCESARIGVCDRIFTRIGASDNLAQGQSTFFVEMSELAYILRNAGPRSLVILDEIGRGTSTYDGLSIAWSTVEYLCNEKNRIRTLFATHYHEMTALEESLRGVVNLNVDVSESGGNIVFLHKIVPGSASRSYGVHVARLAGVPEQLLSNAENKLTQLENEGRGSRVEQAFARKEEDVQQISFFAEGPNPVLEQLRKLDLMEVTPSKAIAILEDLKEMLDD; this comes from the coding sequence ATGATGGAGCAATATAAGAGCATCAAGGCTGACTATGATGACAGTATCCTGTTCTTTCGGCTGGGGGATTTCTACGAGATGTTCTTTGAGGACGCCAAGCTGGTATCACGCCTGCTTGAGCTCACCTTGACAGGAAAAAGCTGCGGCATGGAAGAACGGGCCCCGATGTGCGGGGTCCCGTTTCATGCCGCAGATTCTTATATTGAGAAACTTGTGCGGATGGGCTATAAGGTCGCCATCTGCGAACAACTCGAGGATCCCGCAGAAACGAAGGGTATGGTCAAGCGCGGTGTAGTTCAGGTCGTCACACCGGGCACCGTGACCTCAGGTGCCATGCTCCGGGAAAACGAAAACAACTATCTTGCCTCAGCATTCTTGTCCAAGGAAGGCATGGCACTGGCGTACTGCGATATCTCCACAGGAGAACTTTATGTGACAGAGAAGGACTACGGCGCCAATCTGTTCGAGGACCTGATCAATCAACTGGTCCGCATCGACGCCAGAGAGGTGCTGATCAATCAACAACTGGAGGATGCTCAGGGAGAAGGGACTATAGACGATCTGACAGGTGCGTTCGTTCATACGATGCCTGACCCCTATTATTCAAAAAAAGCGGCCACAGACGCTATCAGAGCTCAATTCGGAGATGTATCCCTCACAGCTCTGGGACTGGAAGGCAGAGAACTTGCCATTCTTACCATCGGTGTGCTGTTGTCCTATCTTTTTGAGACACAGAAGCAGAACCTGGAGCAGTTGACCAACTGCCGTTATTATGAGATTGGAAACCATATGACTCTGGACAAGGCTACCATCCGTAATCTGGAGCTGACAGAGACATTGTATGATAAAACGACCCGGGGATCGCTCCTCTGGGTACTTGACAAGACTTCCACCGCCATGGGCGGGAGGAAAATGCGCCAGTGGCTGCGGGAACCACTGAACGATGCGGCGGAGATCAACCAACGACTTACAGCTGTGGAGACGCTTGTGGAAGATCCGCTTTTGCTCAATAATCTGGTGGAAGCCCTGAAGCATATCTACGATTTTGAACGACTGGCAGGACGGATCGCTTCTGGAAACGCCAATGGTAAGGATATGATCGCCCTGCGAAATTCCACAGGGTATCTGCCGGATCTCCGCAGCGATCTTGCGAACACCGGCGCACCATTGCTTCAGCAGCTGGCCGCGCAGATCGCCGATCTTTCCCCGGTGCATGACCGCATCCAGGATATGATCGTGGAAGAACCCCCATATACAGTCAAGGAAGGCGGGCTGATCCGTAACGGCTGTTCTGCAGAACTGGATGACCTGAAAGATTCTATCAAGGACGCCAAGCAGTGGATCGCAGGACTGGAGAACAGCGAGAAAGAACGCACCGGGATCCAGCACCTGAAGGTGGGCTACAACAAGGTCTTTGGATATTATATTGAGATCAGTCGTTCCAATCTGGACATGGCACCGGAGGAGTATGTCCGCAAACAGACTCTGGTTGGCGGCGAGCGGTTCATTACCCCGGAACTGAAAGAGAAGGAAAGCCTGGTCCTGAATGCAGAGACCAAGATCAACAAGCTGGAATACGATCTGTTCACAGAGCTGCGAAAGGAGATCGGCACCCATATCCGTGAGATCCAGGAGACTTCGGCGGCAATTGCCGCTCTGGATGTGCTCTGTGCTTATGCCACTGTCAGTGGCAGACTCGGTTACACAAAGCCCGTTGTAGATGACAGCCTGAAACTGGAGATTCGCAGTGGTCGTCACCCTGTGATTGAGCAGACAACGGAGCAGGGGATGTTCGTCGCCAACGATACCTATATGGACGAAGAAAAGCAATCCATGTTGATCATCACCGGTCCTAATATGGCTGGCAAATCCACCTATATGCGCCAGACAGCGTTGATCGTGCTGATGGCGCAGGCAGGATGCTTTGTGCCTTGCGAGAGTGCCAGAATCGGTGTCTGTGACCGGATATTCACCCGAATCGGAGCCTCGGACAACCTGGCGCAGGGGCAGTCTACCTTCTTCGTGGAAATGAGCGAACTCGCCTATATACTGCGGAATGCAGGGCCTCGCAGCCTGGTGATCCTGGATGAGATCGGACGGGGGACCAGCACCTACGACGGTCTTTCCATCGCCTGGTCGACAGTGGAGTATCTCTGTAACGAGAAAAACAGGATCCGCACCTTGTTCGCCACCCATTATCATGAAATGACAGCTCTGGAGGAGAGCCTTCGCGGGGTGGTGAATCTGAACGTGGATGTTTCGGAATCAGGAGGGAACATCGTATTCCTTCACAAGATCGTTCCCGGTTCTGCCAGCAGAAGCTACGGTGTACACGTGGCCAGACTGGCAGGAGTTCCGGAGCAGCTTCTCTCCAATGCGGAGAACAAACTGACCCAACTTGAGAACGAAGGGCGAGGCAGTCGGGTAGAACAGGCGTTCGCCAGAAAGGAAGAGGATGTCCAGCAGATCTCTTTCTTTGCGGAAGGGCCGAATCCTGTGCTGGAGCAGCTGAGAAAACTGGACCTGATGGAGGTAACTCCCTCCAAAGCCATAGCCATATTGGAAGATCTGAAGGAAATGTTAGATGATTAA
- the mutL gene encoding DNA mismatch repair endonuclease MutL — translation MIKVLSKNVADKIAAGEVIERPYSVVKELIENAVDAGADVITCEIRNGGKTFLRVTDNGRGIPDEETETAFLRHATSKIEKVDDLSSITSLGFRGEALASIAAVSRVSLITKTAEARMGTRLTLHGGEIIEHAQVGCPEGTTFIVTDLFYNTPARREFLKTDHAESSPIIEFMSQMAIAYTGIRFQLMNNGKLVFSSRGDGNLRNTILSVYQQKEYSQLVDVEYEGDGVHIEGCISRPSLSRTTRRDQTCFVNGRIVRSKVIDKGITRGYRERLFEGRYPVIFLFISIAPNTIDVNIHPNKKEIRFHDEQAMTAHIASAIQQALASDQAIVEATDTRRDYAVRPEGGTSKVAESPSRVVAVHKDFRPEKTEQVDIKSILSTMRQEQEEAKAETVTEESAKISLPAQGPQRPEKPQITIQPPANIPFDINALQVTGNIFHTYITATDEKAFYLIDQHAAQERVFYEQLVGEYLADDKPSQTILTPLLLDVPLEVREDSYDWLDSLRDMGYHIEEFGPGSYIIKEIPYFMEITEAEDFAKDFVDRIREKDDLQNTVVISKLITTSCKRSVKAHDVLSMREMTDLMAQLAECRNPFSCPHGRPTIVRFSEYEIEKMFKRIQ, via the coding sequence ATGATTAAAGTACTATCCAAGAATGTAGCTGATAAGATTGCGGCAGGTGAGGTCATAGAGCGGCCGTATTCCGTGGTGAAGGAGCTGATCGAAAACGCGGTGGATGCAGGCGCGGATGTCATCACCTGCGAGATCCGAAATGGCGGCAAGACCTTTCTACGGGTAACGGATAACGGTCGGGGTATCCCGGATGAAGAGACGGAGACTGCCTTTCTGCGCCACGCGACCAGCAAGATCGAGAAGGTGGACGATCTGTCCTCTATTACCAGTCTTGGCTTTCGGGGAGAAGCGTTGGCGAGCATTGCTGCGGTTTCCAGAGTGTCGCTGATCACCAAGACAGCAGAGGCCCGCATGGGTACCAGGCTGACGTTGCACGGGGGAGAGATCATCGAACACGCCCAGGTGGGCTGTCCGGAAGGGACCACTTTCATCGTGACAGACCTGTTCTATAATACGCCGGCACGCAGAGAATTCCTGAAGACAGATCATGCCGAAAGCAGCCCCATCATCGAGTTCATGAGCCAGATGGCCATCGCCTATACTGGCATTCGGTTCCAGCTTATGAACAACGGGAAGCTCGTCTTCAGCAGCCGGGGAGATGGCAATCTACGAAATACCATCTTGTCCGTCTATCAGCAAAAGGAATACAGCCAACTTGTAGATGTGGAATACGAGGGAGATGGGGTGCACATAGAAGGGTGCATTTCCCGCCCATCTCTATCCAGAACCACCCGGCGGGACCAGACCTGTTTTGTCAATGGGCGCATCGTGCGGAGCAAGGTCATAGACAAGGGGATCACCCGGGGCTACCGGGAGCGTCTGTTCGAAGGGCGCTATCCTGTGATCTTCCTGTTTATCTCTATTGCACCGAATACCATCGACGTAAATATCCACCCCAACAAGAAGGAAATCCGTTTTCATGACGAACAGGCGATGACAGCGCATATAGCATCTGCTATCCAACAGGCTCTGGCCAGCGATCAGGCTATCGTCGAAGCGACAGACACCCGCAGGGATTATGCGGTCCGGCCTGAGGGAGGCACGTCCAAGGTGGCCGAATCGCCATCGAGAGTCGTCGCTGTCCACAAAGACTTCCGACCCGAGAAAACTGAACAAGTAGATATAAAATCAATATTGTCAACTATGAGGCAGGAGCAAGAAGAAGCAAAGGCAGAAACGGTGACAGAAGAATCGGCGAAGATATCTCTGCCTGCTCAGGGGCCACAGCGGCCGGAGAAGCCACAAATCACCATCCAGCCACCTGCCAATATCCCCTTTGATATCAACGCGCTTCAGGTAACAGGGAACATTTTTCACACGTATATTACAGCTACAGATGAGAAAGCGTTCTATCTGATCGACCAGCATGCCGCTCAGGAGCGGGTGTTTTACGAACAGCTGGTGGGAGAATATCTGGCGGATGACAAACCTAGCCAGACCATACTGACTCCATTGTTGCTGGATGTTCCCCTGGAAGTTCGCGAAGACAGTTATGACTGGCTGGATTCTTTGAGGGATATGGGATATCACATCGAAGAGTTCGGACCTGGCTCCTACATTATCAAGGAGATCCCGTATTTCATGGAGATCACTGAGGCCGAAGACTTCGCCAAGGACTTTGTGGACAGGATCCGAGAGAAGGACGATCTTCAGAACACTGTAGTGATCAGCAAGTTGATCACTACATCCTGTAAGCGATCCGTGAAAGCACATGATGTTTTATCCATGCGTGAGATGACCGATCTGATGGCACAGCTGGCTGAATGTCGCAATCCCTTCTCCTGTCCCCACGGAAGGCCGACGATCGTACGTTTCTCGGAATACGAGATTGAGAAGATGTTCAAGAGGATACAATGA
- the miaA gene encoding tRNA (adenosine(37)-N6)-dimethylallyltransferase MiaA: MTLAMETKTLIAICGPTAVGKTEYAIRAARALDGEVLSCDSMQLYKYMDIGSAKPTPEERAQVPHHLVDLIDPAEEFSVARYAALAEEALTGIWDRGKIPIVAGGTGLYLNALLYKMDFSAPPGDPALRQEFYDLAKQEGAEALHRRLCVLDPEAAKRIHPNNIKKVVRACEAAMLGNPVKDFATEPVRRTDRRSILLCLTRDREELYDRINQRVDVLMEKGLLEEVQGLLASGLTEKDISMKGIGYKEIIGYLEGNYDLEEAVRLIKRNTRHLAKRQLTWFKRYADMKWLNISEYRDEEESIGEMIRWLEEALRK, from the coding sequence ATGACACTGGCTATGGAAACGAAGACCCTGATTGCGATTTGCGGGCCTACCGCAGTAGGAAAAACTGAATACGCTATTCGGGCAGCCCGAGCACTGGACGGGGAGGTCCTCTCCTGCGACTCCATGCAACTATATAAGTATATGGATATCGGAAGTGCCAAACCTACGCCAGAAGAACGTGCGCAGGTACCGCATCATCTGGTTGACCTGATCGATCCTGCAGAGGAATTCTCCGTAGCCCGATATGCTGCTCTTGCGGAAGAGGCGTTGACAGGCATCTGGGATCGAGGAAAGATTCCCATCGTGGCCGGCGGTACTGGTCTCTACCTGAATGCACTCCTCTATAAGATGGATTTCAGTGCTCCGCCCGGTGACCCTGCACTGCGCCAGGAGTTTTATGATCTTGCTAAACAGGAGGGGGCGGAAGCACTGCACAGAAGGCTTTGTGTCCTGGATCCTGAGGCGGCGAAACGTATCCACCCCAACAATATCAAGAAGGTGGTCCGCGCCTGCGAAGCAGCGATGCTGGGGAATCCGGTGAAGGATTTCGCTACGGAACCGGTGCGCCGCACAGATCGGCGGTCGATATTGCTTTGTCTCACCAGAGATCGCGAGGAACTCTATGACCGCATCAACCAGCGTGTGGATGTGCTGATGGAGAAAGGCCTTCTGGAAGAGGTTCAGGGATTGCTGGCGAGCGGTCTTACAGAGAAAGATATCTCCATGAAAGGGATCGGATACAAGGAGATCATCGGATACCTGGAGGGAAATTACGATCTGGAGGAAGCAGTACGTCTGATCAAGCGGAACACCAGACATCTGGCCAAACGCCAGCTCACCTGGTTCAAACGATATGCGGATATGAAATGGCTCAACATTTCAGAATACAGAGATGAGGAAGAGAGTATTGGGGAGATGATTCGATGGCTGGAGGAAGCACTAAGAAAATAA
- a CDS encoding tyrosine-type recombinase/integrase produces the protein MAGGSTKKIKIHNKSDKPDNVVAREHEITEKCKRIEEELPRFLRGFFAYLKGNVLPMTRLAYLQDIRFFMQYLIRETALTEANETKEIKLTELAQVQAVDVNMFIDHCRQYTVETEDSITVYENHNKTLARKKSSLSVMFKQLYRDGLLDKNITDGFDPIRVQKVEEREIKALQDDEVMVMLDAVSTGQGLTPHERSYWEKTKKRDKAILILFLTYGLRLSELQQLNISSFNFSRGEFKIYRKRGKESIMPMNESVTMVIHDYINNERRTEEELLEENRDALFLSLQGKRMTQRQIRELVKKYTSIALKTSRGAGYSPHKLRATAATSLIGRGNSIYDVAALLDHEQVTTTQLYARHKANVKRNLVNDMEWETERIESLPNKKDE, from the coding sequence ATGGCTGGAGGAAGCACTAAGAAAATAAAGATACACAACAAGAGCGACAAGCCGGACAACGTGGTAGCACGGGAGCATGAGATCACAGAGAAATGCAAGAGAATCGAGGAGGAACTGCCACGGTTCCTGCGGGGTTTTTTCGCCTACCTGAAAGGAAATGTGCTCCCTATGACTCGTCTCGCCTATCTGCAGGACATACGGTTTTTCATGCAGTATCTGATCCGAGAGACGGCGCTTACGGAGGCAAATGAGACCAAGGAAATCAAACTGACTGAATTGGCGCAGGTCCAGGCGGTGGATGTGAATATGTTCATTGACCACTGCCGGCAGTATACCGTGGAGACAGAGGATTCCATCACGGTCTATGAGAACCATAACAAGACACTGGCACGCAAGAAATCCTCTCTGTCTGTCATGTTTAAGCAACTCTACAGGGACGGCCTCTTGGACAAAAACATCACCGACGGGTTCGATCCTATCCGTGTACAGAAGGTGGAGGAGCGAGAAATCAAAGCCCTTCAGGACGACGAGGTGATGGTGATGCTGGATGCTGTATCCACCGGACAGGGGCTTACCCCTCACGAACGATCCTACTGGGAGAAAACCAAGAAACGGGACAAGGCGATCCTCATCCTGTTTCTCACCTACGGGCTTCGGCTTTCTGAACTACAACAGCTAAATATCTCCTCCTTCAACTTCAGCCGAGGAGAGTTCAAGATCTATCGGAAACGGGGCAAGGAATCAATCATGCCCATGAACGAGTCCGTCACCATGGTGATCCATGACTACATCAACAACGAACGTCGCACGGAAGAAGAACTCCTGGAGGAAAACCGTGATGCGCTGTTCCTCTCTCTTCAGGGAAAACGCATGACCCAGCGACAGATACGGGAGCTGGTGAAGAAATACACCTCTATCGCACTGAAAACTTCCCGAGGCGCAGGTTACAGCCCCCACAAACTGCGTGCTACCGCTGCGACCAGTCTGATAGGACGTGGAAATTCCATCTACGATGTGGCGGCCCTCCTCGATCACGAGCAGGTGACCACCACCCAGCTCTACGCCAGGCACAAAGCAAACGTCAAGCGGAACTTGGTCAATGATATGGAGTGGGAAACGGAGCGAATCGAATCACTTCCAAACAAGAAGGATGAATAG
- a CDS encoding methionine gamma-lyase family protein, producing METFDYIQEAFGVDKTVLEHVERAESTLAARFQDHDRIRQINQYKVIRAFQEHRLADMHFGWNTGYGYDDAGREETERIYAEIFGTEAALVRPTIVNGTHALAVTLLGILRPGDEMIYCTGGPYDTLEEVIGIRGENKGSLKDYGISYKEVELLPDGNIDLDALGAVISDKTRMVCVQRSTGYAWRRAVTIPQIQEWAAFVHEIDPSIICMVDNCYGEFLDTKEPTDVGVDVMAGSLIKNPGGGLALSGGYVAGRADLIEQVSYRMTCPGIGGECGLTFGQTRAVLQGMFLAPSVVNGAVKGALLCGHVYDELGYRTCPGPLDTRSDIIQAVELGSEDAVVAFCRGIQAAAPVESFVAPEPWDMPGYEDKVVMAAGAFVQGSSIELSADGPIRPPYIVYFQGGLTYDHSRLGVIMSLEHLRRAGCL from the coding sequence ATGGAAACATTTGATTATATACAGGAGGCTTTCGGCGTAGACAAAACCGTGCTGGAGCATGTAGAACGTGCAGAAAGCACACTGGCTGCCCGGTTCCAAGACCACGACAGGATCCGGCAGATCAACCAATACAAGGTGATCAGGGCTTTTCAGGAACACCGTTTGGCAGATATGCATTTCGGATGGAATACCGGCTATGGCTATGACGATGCCGGACGTGAGGAAACGGAGCGAATCTACGCTGAGATCTTTGGTACAGAAGCAGCGCTTGTACGACCTACCATCGTCAATGGCACTCACGCACTGGCGGTGACCCTCCTTGGGATTCTCCGGCCTGGAGATGAGATGATCTACTGTACGGGCGGCCCTTACGATACGCTGGAGGAAGTGATCGGCATACGAGGAGAGAACAAGGGTTCTCTTAAGGACTACGGGATCTCTTACAAGGAAGTAGAGCTGTTGCCAGATGGGAATATCGATCTAGATGCTCTGGGCGCTGTCATCTCAGACAAAACCCGCATGGTCTGCGTCCAGCGTTCCACCGGATATGCCTGGAGGCGTGCCGTCACCATTCCGCAGATCCAGGAATGGGCAGCGTTCGTACACGAGATCGATCCTTCTATTATATGTATGGTGGATAATTGCTACGGCGAGTTTCTTGATACGAAGGAGCCTACGGATGTAGGGGTTGATGTGATGGCAGGTTCGCTCATCAAAAATCCAGGTGGCGGCCTGGCACTGTCCGGCGGTTATGTGGCGGGACGCGCTGATCTGATCGAACAGGTCTCCTATCGAATGACCTGCCCTGGAATCGGCGGCGAGTGTGGACTGACCTTCGGACAGACGAGAGCTGTGCTCCAGGGTATGTTCCTGGCACCTTCTGTGGTCAACGGGGCGGTCAAGGGAGCATTGCTCTGCGGACATGTGTACGACGAACTGGGATACAGAACCTGTCCCGGACCTCTGGATACCCGCAGTGATATCATTCAGGCGGTGGAACTGGGTTCTGAAGATGCCGTGGTCGCCTTCTGCCGCGGGATTCAGGCGGCAGCACCGGTGGAGAGCTTTGTGGCACCGGAGCCATGGGATATGCCGGGCTATGAGGACAAGGTCGTCATGGCTGCGGGCGCCTTTGTTCAGGGCTCCTCGATAGAACTTTCGGCAGATGGTCCGATCCGCCCTCCTTACATCGTGTATTTTCAGGGTGGCCTGACCTATGATCACAGCCGACTGGGTGTGATCATGTCTCTGGAGCATCTGCGTAGGGCAGGGTGTTTATAA
- a CDS encoding TVP38/TMEM64 family protein, which translates to MKRKEKGRERWRKWISILKLVLLTAIIVIVPLYVYFFQRDLISEFRNYEEIVRKLRGYGIWSVFIYMLAQTVQIVISVLPGQVFQFAAGAVFGFLPGLLISIAGAAIGATVTYYLARFLGRDAMHLLFGEERVQHYVERLNSERAYVIVFLIYLIPGLPKDLVCYVAGVSEMKYKAFLLLSTVGRIPGMCGSLLFGHMFIQENYTGMVVVGVVVVVILILCLIFREKLRSLVDRAYKKLSE; encoded by the coding sequence ATGAAAAGGAAAGAGAAGGGGAGGGAACGATGGCGAAAATGGATCTCCATTCTCAAGTTGGTCCTACTGACTGCTATCATCGTAATTGTCCCTCTATATGTCTACTTTTTCCAACGGGATCTGATCTCAGAGTTCCGGAATTACGAAGAGATCGTCCGGAAACTTCGCGGCTACGGAATCTGGAGTGTATTCATCTACATGTTGGCCCAGACTGTCCAGATCGTTATCAGCGTGCTCCCGGGCCAGGTATTCCAATTCGCCGCCGGAGCGGTATTCGGATTTCTGCCTGGACTGCTGATTTCCATCGCCGGTGCGGCCATTGGTGCAACCGTCACTTATTATCTGGCCAGGTTTCTGGGACGGGATGCTATGCACCTTCTGTTTGGGGAGGAACGCGTGCAACACTACGTGGAACGGCTAAACAGCGAACGAGCGTACGTGATCGTGTTCCTGATCTATCTGATTCCTGGCCTGCCCAAGGATCTGGTCTGCTACGTTGCCGGTGTATCCGAGATGAAATACAAGGCGTTCCTGCTGCTTTCCACCGTCGGACGCATTCCCGGTATGTGTGGAAGCCTTCTGTTCGGTCATATGTTCATACAGGAGAACTACACCGGGATGGTAGTGGTCGGCGTTGTGGTAGTCGTGATTCTTATTTTATGCCTGATATTTCGTGAGAAGCTGCGGTCGCTTGTGGATCGTGCTTACAAGAAACTATCCGAATGA